One window of the Athene noctua chromosome 5, bAthNoc1.hap1.1, whole genome shotgun sequence genome contains the following:
- the HYI gene encoding putative hydroxypyruvate isomerase — protein MSLRFSANLSWLFRDLPSLPARLEAAAAAGFGAAEAAWPAGCPAQALRDAAERAGVRIVLLNTPPGDPEAGEMGLAAVPGRQAAFRQGLAAAVQYGRAVGCPRIHLMAGRVPPGADRATVAGEMETTFIENLRYAADLLAQEDMIGLVEPINNRITDPSYYLNTPHQAAAILEKVGRPNLKLQLDLFHCQIMDGNLSHNLETYFPLIGHIQIAQVPGRHEPDSPGELNFPYIFELLESLGYTGYVGCEYAPKGDTLEGLGWLRSYWESRGLQHGGTSKAAN, from the exons atGTCGCTGCGCTTCTCCGCCAACCTGTCGTGGCTGTTCCGGGACCTCCCGTCGCTGCCGGCGcggctggaggcggcggcggccgccgggttcggggcggcggaggcggcctGGCCGGCGGGCTGCCCGGCCCAGGCGCTGCGGGAcgcggcggagcgggcgggggTGCGGATCGTCCTCCTCAACACCCCCCCCG GGGACCCGGAGGCGGGCGAGATGGGGCTGGCGGCCGTGCCCGGGCGTCAGGCTGCCTTCCGGCAGGGCCTGGCCGCGGCGGTGCAGTACGGCAGGGCGGTGGGCTGCCCCAG GATCCACCTGATGGCTGGGCGGGTTCCCCCAGGCGCAGACCGGGCCACAGTAGCAGGCGAGATGGAAACCACCTTCATTGAGAATCTCAGATACGCTGCTGACCTCCTGGCCCAG GAAGACATGATTGGACTGGTGGAGCCTATTAACAACCGCATCACTGACCCTAGCTACTATTTGAACACCCCACACCAAG CTGCTGCCATCCTGGAGAAGGTGGGACGGCCGAACCTGAAGCTGCAGCTG GACCTTTTTCACTGCCAGATCATGGATGGGAATTTGTCACACAACCTGGAGACATACTTCCCACTCATCG GTCACATCCAGATTGCACAGGTGCCAGGGCGGCACGAGCCCGACAGCCCTGGAGAGTTGAACTTCCCCTACATCTTTGAGCTCCTGGAGTCCCTCGGCTACACTGGCTATGTGGGGTGCGAGTACGCTCCGAAAG GAGACACCCTGGAAGGTCTGGGCTGGCTGCGCTCATACTGGGAGAGCCGAGGCCTGCAGCACGGTGGGACCAGCAAGGCAGCAAACTAA